From Micromonospora nigra, one genomic window encodes:
- a CDS encoding cytochrome P450: MTLGYPFHRTAPLVTPPEFAQLRAERPVAPAVLPTGSVVYLVTRYDDVKTVLTDLRFSRAALTAPDAPRVTPIPMPPNALFTTDPPEHTRLRALVGRAFTARATERMRVRVRQLTAELLDGIEAAGQPADLIESFVFPLPVAFICELLGVPYADRDQLRAWSDRIFAIGDFPEEEVLTAYQGIGTYLDGLLDAKREKPADDMLSTLVTVQDEQGFLDQGDLIVLAMTLLMVGYPTTVDTLSCSLLMLLSHPEQYARLHTDPELIAPAVEELLRLNPPSSNLSDLRIAVADVEIGGTVIPAGSGVIPCYTSANRDETQFADPERFDIDRGGVGHIALGHGPHYCLGAALARVELQEALRGLVNRFPHLRLADPPEQLPWRESMFGIEIKELRVTW, encoded by the coding sequence ATGACCCTGGGCTACCCGTTCCACCGGACCGCACCGCTGGTCACCCCACCGGAGTTCGCCCAGCTGCGCGCCGAGCGTCCGGTGGCGCCCGCCGTGCTCCCCACCGGGTCGGTGGTGTACCTGGTCACCCGCTACGACGACGTCAAGACCGTCCTGACGGATCTCCGGTTCAGCCGCGCGGCGCTCACCGCGCCGGACGCACCCCGGGTCACCCCGATCCCGATGCCGCCGAACGCGCTGTTCACCACCGACCCGCCGGAACACACCCGGCTGCGGGCACTGGTCGGCCGCGCCTTCACCGCCCGCGCGACGGAACGGATGCGGGTCCGGGTCCGGCAACTCACCGCCGAACTGCTGGACGGTATCGAGGCCGCCGGTCAGCCCGCGGATCTGATCGAGTCGTTCGTCTTCCCGTTGCCGGTGGCCTTCATCTGTGAGCTGCTGGGCGTCCCGTACGCCGACCGGGACCAGCTGCGTGCCTGGTCGGACCGGATCTTCGCGATCGGCGACTTCCCGGAGGAGGAGGTGCTCACCGCCTACCAGGGCATCGGCACGTACCTCGACGGCCTCCTCGACGCCAAGCGGGAGAAGCCTGCCGACGACATGCTCAGCACGCTGGTCACGGTTCAGGACGAGCAGGGATTCCTCGACCAGGGTGACCTCATCGTGCTGGCGATGACCCTGCTGATGGTCGGCTACCCCACCACCGTCGACACCCTGTCCTGCAGTCTGCTGATGCTGCTGTCCCATCCGGAGCAGTACGCGCGGCTGCACACCGACCCGGAGCTGATCGCGCCGGCGGTGGAGGAGTTGCTGCGACTCAACCCGCCCAGCTCGAACCTGAGCGACCTGCGGATCGCGGTGGCCGACGTCGAGATCGGTGGCACGGTCATCCCCGCCGGCAGTGGCGTCATCCCCTGCTACACCTCGGCCAACCGCGACGAGACGCAGTTCGCCGACCCGGAACGGTTCGACATCGACCGTGGGGGAGTCGGCCACATCGCGCTCGGGCACGGCCCGCACTACTGCCTCGGCGCCGCGCTGGCCCGGGTCGAACTGCAGGAGGCGCTGCGCGGCCTGGTGAACCGTTTCCCACACCTGCGCCTCGCGGATCCGCCCGAGCAACTGCCCTGGCGGGAGTCCATGTTCGGCATCGAGATCAAGGAACTGAGGGTGACCTGGTGA
- a CDS encoding acyl carrier protein, with amino-acid sequence MPSTPEHPAPAGRDDDFTRRLHGVVAAHLEVDPDDLKDHLDLADDLCMDSLAAAELLVVIEEDMGIALDANLLAGREHVTYGELKRLVSERAPVA; translated from the coding sequence ATGCCATCGACACCGGAACACCCGGCACCGGCCGGGCGAGACGACGACTTCACCCGACGGCTGCACGGCGTGGTCGCCGCCCACCTGGAAGTCGACCCGGACGATCTCAAGGACCACCTGGACCTCGCCGACGACCTGTGCATGGACTCGCTGGCCGCCGCGGAGCTCCTCGTCGTCATCGAGGAGGACATGGGGATCGCGTTGGACGCCAACCTGCTCGCCGGTCGGGAACATGTCACCTACGGCGAACTCAAGCGCCTGGTGAGCGAACGCGCCCCGGTGGCTTGA
- a CDS encoding class I adenylate-forming enzyme family protein, whose product MAGGPTTLPATEAADGELTEADLSLDGPVTTETWLGAPARSYPRRPRSIVAVLEQAARRWPDALAMVDETGARATFAELADLVRGGAAEQRRRGLVTGDRVVVAARNRLDMAVAIFSCAAAGTVLVGLNLRLARDEWAWMIRRSTPRLVLGQPELLPALTEAAEIAGLPADRVERLRLPDPVADAGRSAFEPDEADAYQVVWTSGTTGRPKASKVVHRCSVHSAMSYQKVLGLRPGDRTAVLFPLYYISAMHAHVLPAMLAGATSVLVETNEPGRWLDLLARHQVTWAYAVPSWWSLVAREPRFTAAGLPALRVAAAGGAPFPAELVALFRQRLPDTRLIDVYGLTETHSPATMLLDEEFATRPGSVGRALPCMAVEIRDDEGRPLPTGQVGEVFLRGSLVTTGYWGDAEATAAGIVDGWFRSGDVGRVDADGYLYVLDRKKDMINRGGHKVFSAEVERVIRQCPGVADVAVVAVPDRVAGEAVAAVVVTDEGTRLAPLAVRRWVRDRLADYAAPTVVRFTEELPRNSTGKTDKLALRRMLAPAKEQR is encoded by the coding sequence ATGGCGGGCGGGCCGACGACCCTGCCGGCGACAGAGGCGGCCGACGGGGAACTGACCGAGGCGGACCTCTCGCTGGACGGTCCGGTGACCACGGAAACCTGGCTCGGCGCTCCGGCCCGCAGCTATCCCCGCCGCCCGCGTTCGATCGTGGCGGTGCTGGAGCAGGCGGCGCGACGATGGCCCGACGCGCTGGCGATGGTGGACGAGACCGGTGCCCGCGCGACTTTCGCCGAACTGGCTGATCTGGTCCGGGGCGGCGCCGCCGAGCAACGGCGGCGGGGCCTGGTAACCGGCGACCGGGTGGTGGTGGCCGCTCGGAACCGTCTCGACATGGCGGTCGCGATCTTCTCCTGCGCGGCCGCCGGGACGGTGCTGGTGGGGTTGAACCTGCGGCTGGCCCGGGACGAGTGGGCCTGGATGATCCGGCGCAGCACCCCGCGGCTGGTGTTGGGCCAGCCGGAACTGCTACCGGCCCTCACGGAGGCAGCCGAGATCGCCGGCCTGCCGGCCGATCGGGTGGAGCGACTCCGCCTGCCCGACCCCGTCGCCGACGCCGGGAGGTCGGCGTTCGAACCGGACGAGGCCGACGCGTACCAGGTGGTGTGGACCTCCGGCACGACCGGCCGGCCCAAGGCCAGCAAGGTGGTGCACCGGTGCAGCGTGCATTCGGCCATGTCCTACCAGAAGGTGCTCGGGCTGCGGCCCGGCGACCGGACGGCGGTGCTCTTCCCGCTCTACTACATCAGCGCCATGCACGCACACGTCCTGCCCGCCATGCTCGCCGGGGCCACCAGCGTCCTGGTCGAGACGAACGAACCGGGCCGCTGGCTCGACCTGCTGGCCCGGCACCAGGTGACCTGGGCCTACGCCGTACCGTCGTGGTGGTCGCTGGTCGCCCGCGAACCTCGCTTCACGGCGGCCGGCCTGCCCGCGCTGCGCGTGGCGGCGGCCGGTGGCGCGCCGTTCCCCGCCGAACTCGTCGCGCTGTTTCGCCAACGACTTCCCGACACCCGGCTTATCGACGTCTACGGCCTCACCGAGACGCACTCGCCGGCCACCATGCTCCTCGACGAGGAGTTCGCCACCCGCCCCGGTTCGGTGGGACGGGCTCTGCCATGCATGGCGGTGGAGATCCGCGACGACGAGGGCCGGCCGCTTCCGACCGGCCAGGTCGGTGAGGTGTTCCTGCGCGGCTCGTTGGTGACCACCGGCTACTGGGGCGATGCGGAGGCGACCGCCGCCGGCATCGTCGACGGCTGGTTCCGCAGCGGCGACGTCGGGCGGGTCGACGCCGACGGCTATCTCTACGTGCTGGACCGTAAGAAGGACATGATCAATCGTGGCGGCCACAAGGTCTTCTCCGCCGAGGTGGAGCGGGTCATCCGGCAGTGCCCCGGGGTGGCGGACGTGGCGGTCGTCGCCGTACCCGACCGCGTTGCGGGAGAGGCCGTCGCCGCTGTCGTGGTCACCGACGAGGGGACCCGGCTTGCACCCCTGGCCGTGCGCCGTTGGGTACGCGACCGGCTGGCCGACTACGCCGCGCCGACCGTCGTCAGGTTCACCGAGGAGTTGCCGCGCAACTCCACCGGCAAGACCGACAAGCTCGCACTGCGTCGGATGCTTGCGCCCGCGAAGGAGCAGAGATGA
- a CDS encoding inorganic phosphate transporter: MTAVILAMLIGLAAVNGANDVSKGVATLAGAGVAAYRTAIIWGALTTLAGALLSVQLGQGMGKLFSSGIVDTDPTEAFALAVLLGTTSWVALASVARLPVSTTHAIVGALVGGGLVLAPEAIQWQGVLRKVLLPLLLSIVVAYAISVGLALLTRALGRPSRARPEPLRATAAVGATRGGRSTRAVTPMKTASTNDRGLTLLHWISSGATSCARGLNDTPKIAAIGGFALLPHGYSPTGISILVAGAMAVGSLAGIRVARRLGDNVLKMTHTEGFTANLTTAGLVTSGALLAFPMSTTHVSTGAIVGAAGGQLHRVSGRTVRDFVIAWTVTPFCTAIVAALAMTVVR, translated from the coding sequence ATGACCGCCGTCATTCTTGCCATGTTGATCGGTCTCGCCGCCGTCAACGGCGCCAACGACGTCTCGAAGGGCGTCGCGACCCTCGCCGGCGCAGGAGTGGCCGCCTACCGGACGGCGATCATCTGGGGCGCCCTCACCACCCTCGCGGGCGCGCTGCTCTCCGTCCAGCTTGGCCAGGGCATGGGCAAGCTCTTCTCCAGTGGCATCGTCGACACCGACCCGACCGAGGCCTTCGCCTTGGCGGTCCTGCTGGGCACCACGTCCTGGGTGGCGCTCGCGAGCGTGGCCCGGCTGCCCGTCTCGACGACGCACGCGATCGTGGGCGCCCTCGTCGGCGGGGGGCTCGTCCTGGCACCGGAAGCCATCCAGTGGCAGGGCGTACTACGGAAGGTCCTCCTGCCGCTGCTGTTGAGCATCGTGGTCGCCTACGCGATCTCGGTCGGGCTCGCCCTCCTGACCAGAGCCTTGGGTCGGCCATCGCGGGCCAGGCCCGAGCCGTTGCGAGCCACCGCCGCGGTCGGCGCCACTCGCGGCGGACGGTCGACCAGGGCGGTGACTCCGATGAAGACAGCCAGCACCAACGACAGAGGGCTGACGCTCCTGCACTGGATCTCCAGCGGGGCCACCAGCTGCGCCCGTGGACTCAACGACACGCCGAAGATCGCGGCGATCGGCGGATTCGCCCTGCTGCCGCACGGATACTCCCCTACCGGAATCAGCATCCTGGTCGCCGGGGCGATGGCCGTCGGCTCGCTGGCCGGCATCCGGGTCGCCCGTCGACTGGGGGACAACGTGCTCAAGATGACGCACACCGAAGGATTCACCGCCAACCTCACGACGGCCGGCCTGGTCACCTCGGGCGCCCTACTGGCATTTCCGATGTCGACCACCCACGTGTCGACCGGGGCGATCGTCGGCGCGGCGGGCGGCCAGCTGCACCGAGTGTCCGGGCGTACCGTCCGCGACTTCGTGATCGCCTGGACGGTGACCCCGTTCTGTACCGCGATCGTCGCCGCACTGGCGATGACCGTCGTCCGATGA
- a CDS encoding SDR family oxidoreductase yields the protein MTQSWRKTVLVTGANQGIGRVTAFELARAGFSVFATTRSEEKAEALRDEAARVGLTLRTVVVELTDVDATAEAFAEVAAATDGGPWAVVNNAGYAQAGAVEDVDDARVRNQLEVNVLAPVRLARLALPSMRARGTGRIVNMSSFGGLIVEPFLGWYMASKFALEAISDALRMEVAQFGVQVVLIEPGGFSSGIWQRGVDGAPPRENSAYAGFYNLADAMLEHAAALPQPDPVARAVRHALTVDRPRARYPVGTDVKVGSVLETVLPTPALDWVKGLRSGLHKPQSVPGRVTANLLSRFF from the coding sequence GTGACGCAGTCGTGGCGGAAGACGGTGCTGGTGACGGGAGCCAACCAGGGCATCGGGCGGGTGACGGCCTTCGAGCTGGCCCGCGCCGGGTTCTCGGTCTTCGCCACCACCCGCAGCGAGGAGAAGGCCGAGGCGCTTCGCGACGAGGCGGCCCGCGTCGGCTTGACGTTGCGTACCGTCGTGGTGGAACTCACCGACGTGGACGCGACGGCGGAGGCCTTCGCCGAGGTGGCCGCCGCCACCGACGGCGGACCGTGGGCGGTGGTGAACAACGCCGGGTACGCCCAGGCCGGTGCGGTGGAGGACGTGGACGACGCCCGGGTGCGCAACCAGCTCGAGGTGAACGTCTTGGCACCGGTACGCCTGGCCCGGCTCGCGTTGCCGAGCATGCGGGCGCGGGGGACCGGCCGGATCGTCAACATGTCCTCGTTCGGCGGGCTGATCGTCGAGCCGTTCCTCGGCTGGTACATGGCGAGCAAGTTCGCGCTCGAAGCCATCAGCGACGCGCTGCGCATGGAGGTCGCCCAGTTCGGCGTGCAGGTGGTGCTCATCGAGCCGGGCGGGTTCTCCAGCGGGATCTGGCAGCGCGGGGTGGACGGGGCGCCGCCCCGCGAGAACTCCGCCTACGCCGGCTTCTACAACCTGGCCGACGCCATGCTGGAGCACGCCGCCGCACTGCCCCAGCCGGACCCGGTGGCCCGCGCGGTCCGTCACGCGTTGACCGTCGACCGCCCGCGCGCCCGCTACCCCGTCGGCACCGACGTGAAGGTCGGCTCGGTGCTGGAGACCGTGCTGCCCACGCCCGCGCTGGACTGGGTCAAGGGCCTGCGGTCCGGGCTGCACAAGCCGCAGAGCGTCCCCGGGCGGGTGACCGCCAACCTGCTGTCCCGGTTCTTCTGA